A window of the Streptomyces luomodiensis genome harbors these coding sequences:
- a CDS encoding DUF397 domain-containing protein produces the protein MDRIHNGMRATDLGSEGWHKPWSGGNGGNCVEAMRLDDGRVAIRQSTDPDGPALIYTRHEIVAFIQGAKAGEADFLVS, from the coding sequence ATGGACCGCATTCACAACGGCATGCGCGCGACCGACCTCGGCAGCGAGGGCTGGCACAAGCCGTGGAGCGGTGGCAACGGCGGCAACTGCGTCGAAGCCATGAGGCTGGACGACGGCCGGGTCGCGATCCGTCAGTCGACCGATCCGGACGGTCCGGCGCTGATCTACACCCGCCACGAGATCGTCGCGTTCATCCAGGGCGCCAAGGCCGGCGAGGCGGACTTCCTCGTCTCCTGA